In Alphaproteobacteria bacterium, the following proteins share a genomic window:
- the sufB gene encoding Fe-S cluster assembly protein SufB, translated as MSATTETIEHVESLAGEGYKYGFVTDIEMETAPKGLSEDVIRFISAKKGEPEWMLDWRLKAYRHWLTMEMPNWQKLDLPEIDYQDSYYYAAPKSQADKPQSLDEVDPELLRTYEKLGIPLKEQELLAGVANVAVDAVFDSVSVATTFKKKLNEAGVIFCPISEAIRNHPDLVRKYLGSVVPYTDNFFATLNCAVFTDGSFVYIPPGVRCPMELSTYFRINAMNTGQFERTLIVADEGSYVSYLEGCTAPMRDENQLHAAVVELVALGDAEIKYSTVQNWYPGDENGKGGIFNFVTKRGICKGDRSKISWTQVETGSAATWKYPSCILQGEDSVGEFYSIAITNNYQQADTGTKMIHRGKGSRSRIISKGISAGKAHNTYRGLVRVTPKADKARNYTQCDSLLIGDRCGAHTFPYIESQNRTARVEHEATTSKISEDQLFYCLSRGIGEEEAIALIVNGFCREVLQQLPMEFAVEAQKLVGISLEGSVG; from the coding sequence ATGAGCGCCACCACCGAAACCATCGAACACGTCGAATCGCTGGCCGGCGAAGGCTACAAATACGGCTTCGTCACCGATATCGAGATGGAAACGGCGCCGAAAGGCCTGTCCGAGGACGTGATCCGCTTCATCTCGGCCAAGAAGGGCGAGCCGGAGTGGATGCTGGACTGGCGGCTGAAAGCCTATCGCCACTGGCTGACCATGGAAATGCCGAACTGGCAGAAGCTCGACCTGCCGGAGATCGACTACCAGGACAGCTATTACTATGCCGCGCCGAAGTCCCAGGCCGACAAGCCGCAAAGCCTGGACGAGGTCGACCCGGAATTGCTGCGCACCTACGAGAAGCTGGGCATTCCGCTGAAAGAGCAGGAATTGCTGGCCGGCGTCGCCAATGTGGCGGTCGACGCGGTGTTCGACAGCGTCTCGGTCGCGACCACGTTCAAGAAGAAGCTGAACGAGGCGGGCGTGATCTTCTGCCCGATCTCGGAGGCGATCCGGAACCATCCGGACCTGGTGCGGAAGTATCTGGGCTCGGTCGTGCCCTACACGGATAACTTCTTCGCGACGCTGAACTGCGCCGTGTTCACCGACGGCAGCTTTGTCTACATCCCGCCGGGCGTGCGCTGCCCGATGGAATTGTCGACCTATTTCCGCATCAACGCCATGAACACCGGCCAGTTCGAGCGCACGCTGATCGTCGCCGACGAAGGCTCCTATGTCTCATACCTGGAGGGCTGCACCGCGCCGATGCGCGACGAGAACCAGTTGCACGCCGCCGTCGTCGAACTGGTGGCGCTGGGCGATGCGGAGATCAAATACTCCACCGTCCAGAACTGGTATCCGGGCGACGAGAACGGCAAGGGCGGCATTTTCAACTTCGTCACCAAGCGCGGCATCTGCAAGGGCGACCGTTCCAAGATCTCCTGGACCCAGGTGGAGACCGGCTCGGCGGCGACGTGGAAATATCCCTCCTGCATCCTGCAGGGCGAGGATTCGGTGGGCGAGTTCTACTCCATCGCCATCACCAACAACTACCAGCAGGCCGATACCGGCACCAAGATGATCCATCGCGGCAAGGGCTCGCGCTCGCGCATCATCTCCAAGGGCATTTCCGCCGGCAAGGCGCACAACACCTATCGCGGCCTGGTGCGGGTGACGCCCAAGGCGGACAAGGCGCGGAACTACACCCAGTGCGACTCGCTGCTGATCGGCGACCGCTGCGGCGCCCACACCTTCCCCTATATCGAAAGCCAGAACCGCACCGCGCGGGTGGAGCACGAGGCCACCACCTCGAAAATCTCCGAGGACCAGCTGTTCTACTGCCTCTCGCGCGGCATCGGCGAGGAAGAGGCGATCGCCCTGATCGTCAACGGTTTCTGCCGCGAGGTGCTGCAACAACTGCCGATGGAATTCGCCGTCGAGGCGCAAAAACTGGTCGGCATTTCCCTGGAAGGGAGCGTGGGGTGA
- the sufC gene encoding Fe-S cluster assembly ATPase SufC produces MLTIKNLHASVDGKPILKGIDLSIPDGEVHAIMGPNGSGKSTLSYVLAGRDGYEVTAGSVTYKGQDLLALSPDERAAAGVFLAFQYPVEIPGVTGTTFLRTAVNAVRRARGLDEHDAMAFVKAARAKIKELGMTDEVLKRAVNVGFSGGEKKRNEMLQMAMLEPSLAILDETDSGLDIDALKIVAEGVNRLRAPDRSMLVITHYQRLLDYIVPDVVHVLAGGRIVKTGDKTLAHRLEAEGYADVVGEAA; encoded by the coding sequence ATGCTCACCATCAAAAACCTGCACGCCTCGGTCGACGGCAAGCCCATCCTGAAGGGCATCGACCTGTCCATCCCCGATGGCGAGGTGCATGCGATCATGGGGCCGAACGGCTCCGGCAAGTCGACCCTGTCCTATGTGCTGGCCGGCCGTGACGGCTATGAGGTCACGGCAGGTTCCGTCACCTATAAGGGCCAGGACCTGCTGGCGCTGTCGCCGGACGAGCGCGCCGCCGCCGGCGTGTTCCTGGCGTTTCAGTACCCGGTGGAGATTCCGGGCGTCACCGGCACCACCTTCCTTCGCACCGCCGTCAACGCCGTCCGCCGCGCCCGCGGGCTGGACGAGCACGACGCCATGGCGTTCGTCAAGGCCGCCCGCGCCAAGATCAAGGAACTGGGCATGACCGACGAGGTGCTGAAGCGCGCCGTCAATGTCGGCTTTTCCGGTGGCGAGAAAAAGCGCAACGAGATGCTGCAAATGGCGATGCTGGAGCCCTCGCTCGCCATTCTGGACGAAACCGACTCCGGCCTGGACATCGACGCGCTCAAGATCGTGGCCGAAGGCGTGAACCGGCTGCGCGCGCCGGATCGCTCCATGCTGGTCATCACCCACTACCAGCGCCTGCTCGACTATATCGTGCCCGACGTGGTGCACGTGCTGGCCGGCGGCCGCATCGTCAAGACCGGCGACAAGACCCTGGCCCATCGCCTGGAGGCCGAAGGCTATGCCGACGTGGTCGGGGAGGCCGCCTGA
- the sufD gene encoding Fe-S cluster assembly protein SufD, translating to MATPARTYGVEAFREALDSAAAPDRQATLAREAAFAREAAPAREAASARQAAFARFAETGLPHHKIEAWKYTSLVHLARTRFQPAAANYELTGALPARLDGAERAVFVNGRHVAMLSDPPTAGFESAHRAGLVLALGAAADDDPMLSLAVALGQDGAVLDLQDGAAIELLYITAPGSGPQMAHSQNRIRVAAGASATVIERHIALGAGEATLANGATAIELGEGATLTHVKLQAEAANATHVWHHLATIPAHARYDNFVVSVGGGLARNRVTTHLVGAGGHCTLDGAYAGRDRQHLDHTSKIVHAVADTTSRQVYKGVLDDRARGVFQGHIVVAEDAQRTDGHQLNRALMLSDTAEIDSKPMLEIYADDVKCSHGATAGDLDETQLFYLQSRGIPQDQARRLLVEAFLAETIDAIPFAPARAAALALVQEHLAR from the coding sequence ATGGCCACACCCGCCCGCACCTACGGCGTCGAGGCGTTCCGCGAGGCGCTGGACAGCGCCGCCGCGCCGGACAGGCAGGCAACCCTTGCCCGGGAGGCAGCCTTTGCCCGGGAGGCGGCCCCTGCCCGGGAGGCGGCCTCCGCCCGGCAGGCGGCCTTCGCCCGCTTTGCCGAGACCGGCCTGCCACACCACAAGATCGAGGCCTGGAAATACACCAGCCTCGTCCATCTGGCCCGCACCCGCTTCCAGCCGGCCGCCGCCAATTACGAGCTGACCGGCGCCCTGCCCGCGCGGCTCGACGGTGCCGAGCGGGCCGTGTTCGTCAACGGCCGCCATGTCGCCATGCTCTCCGACCCGCCGACCGCCGGGTTCGAGTCCGCGCATCGGGCTGGTCTGGTGCTGGCGCTCGGCGCGGCGGCGGACGATGACCCGATGCTGTCCCTGGCCGTCGCTCTCGGCCAGGACGGCGCGGTGCTGGACCTGCAAGACGGCGCGGCCATCGAACTGCTCTACATCACCGCCCCCGGCAGCGGGCCGCAAATGGCCCACAGCCAGAACCGCATTCGCGTCGCCGCCGGCGCCTCGGCCACGGTGATCGAGCGCCATATCGCCCTGGGCGCAGGCGAGGCCACGCTTGCGAACGGGGCCACCGCCATCGAACTCGGCGAAGGCGCGACGCTCACGCACGTCAAGCTTCAGGCCGAAGCCGCCAACGCCACCCATGTCTGGCACCATCTGGCCACCATCCCCGCCCATGCCCGTTACGACAATTTCGTGGTGAGCGTCGGCGGCGGCCTCGCCCGCAACCGGGTGACGACGCATCTGGTCGGCGCCGGCGGCCACTGCACGCTGGACGGCGCCTATGCCGGCCGCGACCGGCAGCACCTGGACCACACGTCCAAGATCGTCCACGCCGTCGCCGACACCACCAGCCGGCAGGTCTACAAGGGCGTGCTGGACGACCGGGCGCGCGGCGTGTTCCAGGGCCATATCGTCGTGGCAGAGGATGCCCAGCGCACCGACGGCCACCAGTTGAACCGGGCGCTGATGCTCTCGGATACGGCGGAGATCGACTCGAAGCCGATGCTGGAAATCTATGCCGACGACGTGAAATGCTCGCACGGCGCCACCGCCGGCGACCTGGACGAAACGCAGTTGTTCTACCTGCAAAGCCGCGGCATTCCGCAGGACCAGGCCCGCCGGCTGCTGGTCGAGGCCTTCCTGGCCGAGACCATTGACGCCATCCCGTTCGCGCCCGCCCGTGCGGCGGCGCTCGCCCTCGTTCAGGAGCATCTGGCACGATGA